Proteins from a single region of Dyadobacter fanqingshengii:
- a CDS encoding DUF3316 domain-containing protein gives MKNLKALVLLALMAFAAPAFAQTATPAKKPATNKTTVSTKQTGNDKTTIKVKANGTPDKRYSENKKLKANGTPDKRYNENKNLKKDGTPDKRFKTSKADSLKAAKKQ, from the coding sequence ATGAAAAACCTGAAAGCATTGGTTCTGCTGGCTTTAATGGCTTTTGCAGCCCCAGCATTTGCACAAACGGCGACGCCCGCCAAGAAACCGGCTACCAATAAAACAACCGTGTCTACGAAGCAGACCGGAAATGATAAAACCACTATCAAAGTAAAAGCTAACGGAACGCCCGACAAGCGTTATTCGGAGAACAAAAAGCTCAAAGCCAACGGCACGCCGGATAAGCGTTACAATGAAAACAAAAACCTTAAAAAAGACGGCACGCCGGACAAACGTTTCAAAACGAGCAAAGCCGACTCGCTGAAAGCTGCTAAAAAGCAATAG
- a CDS encoding hydrogen peroxide-inducible genes activator — protein MNIQQLEYIVAVDNYRHFVQAAEHCNVTQPTLSMMIRKLEEELSVKIFDRTKQPIVPTGIGREIIDQAKTILREASRMNEIAKHFNGDLSGELRIGIIPTIAPYLLPHFVNPFITNYPDIKLHVSEMITERIISELKLGNLDVGIIASLSEESSLQEIPLYKERFYAYVSENTDLYAKKYILPADIEPNELWLLEEGHCFRTQIQRLCELSRNSQFGSSFSYRSGSIETLIRMVEKNGGITILPEMAVMELSEERKKHIRSFQFPEPAREVCLLVNREQMKTRLIDALKTGITAYLPQEIFETNTALRIL, from the coding sequence ATGAACATTCAACAACTGGAATACATTGTCGCAGTCGATAATTACAGGCATTTCGTCCAGGCAGCCGAACATTGTAATGTGACCCAGCCCACGCTTTCCATGATGATCCGCAAGCTGGAAGAAGAACTATCCGTTAAAATTTTTGACAGGACTAAACAACCCATTGTTCCCACCGGCATAGGCCGTGAAATTATTGATCAGGCTAAAACGATTTTGCGTGAGGCATCGCGGATGAATGAGATCGCCAAGCATTTCAATGGTGATTTATCGGGCGAATTGCGGATAGGGATCATCCCCACCATTGCACCTTATCTGCTGCCGCATTTCGTTAATCCTTTTATTACCAATTACCCCGATATCAAGCTTCACGTCTCCGAAATGATCACCGAACGCATCATTAGTGAGCTGAAACTGGGCAATCTGGATGTGGGAATTATTGCTTCGTTGTCCGAGGAAAGCAGCTTGCAGGAAATCCCGTTATATAAGGAACGCTTTTACGCCTATGTTTCGGAAAACACCGATTTGTATGCCAAAAAATACATTCTGCCAGCAGATATCGAGCCGAACGAGCTGTGGCTTTTGGAAGAAGGACATTGTTTCCGCACGCAAATCCAGCGCTTGTGTGAATTGAGCCGCAACAGCCAGTTTGGCAGCAGTTTCAGTTATCGTTCGGGCAGCATTGAAACATTGATCCGGATGGTTGAGAAGAACGGCGGCATTACCATTTTACCGGAAATGGCGGTTATGGAGCTTTCCGAGGAGCGAAAAAAGCACATTCGCAGCTTTCAGTTTCCCGAGCCGGCGCGCGAAGTTTGCCTGCTGGTCAACCGCGAACAAATGAAAACCAGGCTGATTGATGCTTTAAAAACAGGAATTACTGCATATTTGCCACAGGAAATTTTTGAAACCAATACAGCATTAAGGATTTTATAA
- a CDS encoding class I SAM-dependent DNA methyltransferase yields MSIENTQKAYDKWSEQYDTNVNKTRDLEAMALRQILADQSFDSILEIGCGTGKNSQWLITRTKKLIGADLSAEMLAKAKEKLSGREATFIQADITQDWNFTSDKFDLITFSLVLEHIENLDFIFREVSQKLSGSGKVYLGELHPFKQYSGSKARFETEEGQTIVPCYIHNVSDFTESASKYGLKIEEVREFFDEDDRTKVPRILALVFGKG; encoded by the coding sequence ATGAGCATTGAAAATACGCAAAAAGCTTACGACAAATGGTCGGAGCAATATGATACGAACGTGAACAAAACGCGCGATTTGGAAGCGATGGCGCTTCGCCAGATTTTGGCTGATCAGTCATTTGATAGCATTCTGGAAATCGGCTGTGGAACAGGGAAGAACTCACAATGGCTCATTACCAGGACCAAAAAACTCATCGGCGCAGATCTTTCCGCAGAAATGCTCGCCAAAGCCAAAGAAAAACTATCCGGCCGCGAAGCCACATTCATCCAGGCTGACATTACCCAGGACTGGAATTTCACAAGCGACAAATTCGACCTGATCACATTCAGCCTTGTCCTAGAACACATTGAAAACCTTGACTTCATTTTCAGAGAAGTAAGCCAAAAGCTCTCTGGCAGCGGGAAAGTATATCTGGGCGAACTTCATCCATTTAAGCAATATTCCGGCTCCAAAGCCCGCTTCGAAACCGAAGAAGGCCAGACCATAGTGCCCTGCTACATTCACAATGTCTCCGATTTTACCGAATCCGCATCAAAATACGGCTTAAAAATCGAAGAAGTGCGTGAGTTTTTTGATGAGGATGATCGGACGAAAGTCCCCAGGATTTTAGCTTTGGTGTTTGGGAAGGGGTAA
- a CDS encoding DNA polymerase/3'-5' exonuclease PolX, with translation MSNPEIVEILELTAKLMELHGADPFKIKGYSIAAFYLDKYKEGELQHMTEQELTKLQGIGKSTAGKIVQIAKTGTFPELEDLLRNTPLGVMEMFNIKGIGPKKIAVLWQELGIDNLHELELACLNGTVAKLKGFGGSIQQKIIDSLAFLKDQAGKLRMDKAEVIAEMIVRELKKSFDQVEVAGDIRRRAEIVDTIKILVGTDSPALLQTFIGEIEILVQDEKRSSPFVWRGNVQDVMVDIEIVAAKPERVVNELFIETSDALHLGYPTPAGSTIWRHAYYEEAENEEVIYQKAGLPYIVPEMREGANEFLWAETHSTDQLITWDDLKGILHNHSTYSDGQHTLEQMALYCRELGFEYLGIADHSQTATYAQGLKIEDVIRQHEEIAKLNARFAAENPEKPFKILKGIESDILGDGSLDYPTEILASFDYIVASVHSNLTMTLEKATTRLLKAIENPYTTILGHPTGRLLLSREGYPIDHKAIIDACAERQVVVEINASPWRLDLDWRWISYCMEKGVLLSINPDAHSKEGYFDMHYGVAVARKGGLTKDMTFNAFDLGRMEEYLISRLNILNLK, from the coding sequence ATGAGCAATCCTGAAATTGTTGAGATCCTGGAATTAACCGCCAAATTGATGGAACTGCACGGTGCAGACCCTTTCAAGATCAAGGGATATTCGATTGCGGCTTTTTATCTGGATAAATATAAGGAAGGGGAGCTCCAACATATGACGGAGCAGGAGCTTACCAAATTGCAGGGAATTGGTAAAAGCACCGCCGGCAAGATCGTTCAGATTGCAAAAACGGGAACATTTCCGGAGCTCGAAGACCTGCTTCGCAACACGCCGCTGGGTGTGATGGAAATGTTCAATATCAAAGGAATAGGACCTAAGAAAATAGCCGTGCTATGGCAGGAACTCGGCATTGATAACCTGCACGAGCTCGAACTGGCTTGCCTGAACGGCACAGTTGCCAAACTCAAAGGTTTCGGCGGAAGCATTCAGCAAAAAATCATTGATTCACTGGCTTTTCTGAAAGATCAGGCTGGAAAATTGCGGATGGACAAGGCAGAAGTGATCGCTGAAATGATCGTTAGGGAGCTGAAAAAGAGCTTCGATCAAGTGGAAGTTGCTGGCGATATCAGACGCAGGGCCGAGATTGTGGATACAATCAAAATCCTGGTTGGGACAGATTCGCCGGCTTTGCTGCAAACGTTTATTGGTGAAATTGAAATTCTTGTTCAGGACGAAAAACGGTCATCGCCTTTTGTGTGGCGCGGGAATGTGCAGGATGTGATGGTTGATATTGAAATCGTTGCTGCCAAACCCGAACGCGTTGTGAATGAATTATTTATCGAAACTTCCGATGCATTGCATCTCGGTTATCCGACGCCGGCCGGCAGCACGATCTGGCGTCATGCATATTATGAAGAAGCAGAGAATGAAGAGGTTATTTATCAAAAAGCTGGGCTGCCTTACATTGTTCCAGAAATGCGCGAAGGCGCCAATGAGTTCCTCTGGGCCGAAACGCATTCCACAGATCAGCTCATTACCTGGGACGACCTGAAAGGGATTTTGCACAATCACAGCACTTATTCCGACGGTCAGCATACATTGGAACAAATGGCGCTGTATTGCCGTGAGCTGGGTTTTGAATATTTGGGAATTGCCGATCACTCGCAGACTGCTACTTATGCGCAAGGTCTTAAAATCGAAGACGTCATTCGCCAGCACGAAGAAATTGCAAAACTGAACGCGCGTTTCGCGGCAGAAAATCCGGAAAAGCCATTCAAAATCTTAAAAGGAATAGAATCTGATATTTTAGGAGACGGTTCATTGGATTATCCAACCGAGATCCTCGCCTCGTTCGATTACATTGTTGCATCCGTGCATAGCAACCTCACGATGACGCTTGAAAAAGCCACCACGCGATTGCTCAAAGCCATTGAAAATCCATATACAACCATATTGGGCCACCCCACCGGCCGCCTCTTACTTTCAAGAGAAGGCTATCCCATCGATCACAAAGCCATCATCGACGCCTGCGCCGAACGTCAGGTGGTCGTAGAAATCAACGCGTCCCCCTGGCGCCTCGACCTCGACTGGCGCTGGATTTCCTACTGCATGGAAAAAGGCGTCCTCCTGAGCATTAACCCTGATGCCCATTCTAAGGAAGGCTATTTTGATATGCATTATGGCGTTGCCGTGGCAAGGAAAGGCGGCTTGACGAAGGATATGACGTTTAATGCGTTTGATTTGGGTAGGATGGAGGAGTATTTGATAAGTAGGTTGAATATTTTAAATTTAAAATAA
- a CDS encoding ATP-binding protein, which produces MFFSRDIYPQLLEHLSRRQITVLTGMRRTGKTSLVKQLLSQSDITQKHYFDLERIDTRALFSEPNYETIIYALTQRGTDFTKKVLIAIDEIQLVPNLPSILKYLYDTYDIKFIVTGSSAYYMKNQFSESLAGRKKIFEIFPLNFGELLSFNGVPAVTLSFDQSAKYAESEYERLKMYYDAYINFGGFPEVVLADSIAEKKDLISDILSSYINFDLALLSDIRDPTNLFKLIKLLSVRIGTKLDVSKLTSVIGINRTVVENYLDLLEKSYLIKTIPVRSTSPDREIVKAKKVYFLDNGIASLSGDLGSGSKFENAVFNQLLHKGEVAYYQLKTGREIDFIVDKDFCFEVKETATEADLKNVQSLAKNLEITKSFVIGRHPVKKFEGFIWGGFIR; this is translated from the coding sequence ATGTTTTTTTCCAGAGATATCTATCCCCAACTGCTTGAACACCTATCAAGAAGGCAGATTACAGTTTTAACCGGCATGAGACGAACGGGTAAAACTTCTTTGGTAAAGCAACTTTTATCCCAATCCGACATAACGCAAAAGCACTATTTCGACCTCGAAAGAATAGACACCCGTGCACTATTTTCTGAGCCTAACTATGAAACAATCATATATGCGCTTACGCAAAGAGGGACTGATTTTACGAAAAAAGTGCTGATCGCCATCGATGAGATACAATTAGTGCCGAATCTTCCCAGTATTCTTAAATATCTCTACGATACTTATGATATCAAGTTTATAGTGACGGGATCCAGTGCTTACTATATGAAAAATCAGTTTTCGGAGTCACTTGCTGGGAGGAAGAAGATTTTTGAAATTTTCCCATTGAATTTTGGCGAACTGCTTTCATTTAATGGCGTTCCGGCAGTTACATTGAGTTTTGACCAATCAGCTAAATATGCAGAATCCGAGTACGAAAGGCTAAAAATGTATTATGACGCCTACATAAATTTTGGCGGATTTCCCGAGGTAGTTTTGGCCGATTCGATTGCTGAGAAAAAGGATTTGATCAGTGATATTTTAAGTTCGTATATCAATTTTGACCTTGCTTTGCTTTCTGACATTAGAGATCCAACTAATTTATTTAAGTTAATCAAGTTGTTATCCGTCCGGATCGGCACGAAATTGGATGTCTCAAAATTGACCAGTGTTATTGGCATTAACCGTACAGTTGTTGAAAACTATCTGGATCTTTTAGAAAAAAGCTATCTGATCAAAACGATTCCTGTGCGTTCCACAAGCCCTGATCGGGAGATTGTGAAAGCAAAAAAGGTGTACTTTTTAGATAATGGGATTGCGTCGTTATCGGGCGATCTGGGGAGCGGTTCTAAATTTGAGAATGCCGTTTTTAACCAATTACTGCATAAAGGTGAAGTGGCTTACTATCAGCTCAAAACCGGCAGGGAAATTGACTTTATTGTGGATAAAGACTTCTGTTTCGAAGTGAAAGAAACAGCAACAGAAGCAGATTTGAAGAATGTCCAATCCCTCGCGAAAAATCTGGAAATCACCAAATCATTTGTAATAGGAAGGCACCCTGTCAAAAAATTCGAAGGTTTCATTTGGGGAGGTTTTATTCGCTAA
- a CDS encoding FecR family protein yields the protein MHKELNYNIDDLLVKALLDEANVAEQIEINQWLSDSDENQRYFEHFELIWNQSKQLAAQNLVDEDAAWERFRKRTQKVREEAPVIPLHEPKKSFAFLRVAALIAATLCTGWLAYMFFGQSVDSEMLTVRSGSQTVIDTLPDGSIVTLNKKSSISYPAEFTGGKREVALTGEAFFEVTKDKTKPFIISVNDMTVKVLGTSFNVKDNAKKTEVIVETGLVEVAKNNEFVRISPKQKATVIKASPALVKDETEDDFYKYYRTNKLVCNDTPLWRLVEILNETYDANIVIGDERLNNLPINTTFDKKSLDSTLNLISETLTIKVERSGAQIILK from the coding sequence ATGCATAAAGAACTGAATTACAACATAGACGACTTGCTTGTCAAGGCCTTACTGGACGAGGCAAACGTCGCAGAACAGATCGAGATCAACCAATGGTTGTCCGATAGTGATGAGAACCAGCGATATTTCGAGCATTTCGAATTGATCTGGAACCAGAGCAAACAATTGGCAGCGCAAAACCTGGTTGATGAAGATGCAGCCTGGGAGCGTTTCAGGAAAAGGACGCAAAAAGTGAGGGAAGAAGCGCCGGTTATCCCTCTTCACGAACCGAAAAAGTCGTTTGCTTTCCTTAGAGTTGCCGCGCTCATCGCCGCAACCTTGTGTACGGGCTGGTTAGCCTATATGTTTTTTGGTCAAAGTGTTGATAGTGAGATGCTGACCGTTCGTTCGGGATCGCAGACTGTGATCGACACATTGCCGGACGGGTCCATTGTGACTTTAAATAAAAAATCAAGCATCTCTTATCCCGCTGAATTTACGGGAGGTAAAAGGGAAGTTGCTTTGACAGGCGAAGCATTCTTTGAGGTGACGAAGGACAAGACAAAACCATTTATAATTTCAGTGAATGATATGACTGTGAAGGTTTTGGGGACGAGTTTCAATGTGAAGGACAATGCTAAGAAGACCGAAGTGATCGTAGAAACCGGTTTGGTTGAAGTGGCCAAAAACAATGAATTTGTCCGCATTAGTCCCAAACAAAAAGCAACGGTCATCAAAGCCAGTCCGGCGTTGGTAAAGGATGAAACAGAAGATGATTTTTATAAATATTACCGAACAAACAAGCTGGTCTGCAACGACACGCCTTTGTGGAGACTGGTGGAAATCCTGAACGAAACTTACGACGCCAACATCGTGATAGGAGACGAACGTTTGAACAATCTGCCTATCAATACAACATTTGATAAAAAATCGCTGGATAGCACATTAAACCTTATCAGTGAAACATTAACAATAAAAGTTGAACGCAGCGGAGCGCAGATCATTTTGAAATAG
- a CDS encoding RNA polymerase sigma-70 factor — protein MNVAIADDVTFLSRDREAEFERVFKKHFKGLHAYACTILRDDIMAEEMVQNVFCRLWEKTDHIEIKESVSGYLYRSVYHESLNYIKHLKVRDAYQTYAINQMEHSNNTAHHLELKELEQRLDSALKELPEKCRTIFQMSRFEELKYQEIADLLQLPLKTVENQMGKALRLLRLKLVDFLPASILLFLLS, from the coding sequence ATGAACGTAGCCATCGCGGATGACGTAACATTTTTAAGCAGGGATCGGGAAGCGGAGTTTGAGAGGGTTTTTAAAAAGCATTTTAAAGGCCTTCACGCCTATGCCTGCACTATTTTGCGGGATGACATTATGGCCGAAGAAATGGTGCAGAATGTTTTTTGCCGGCTCTGGGAAAAGACAGATCACATTGAGATAAAAGAATCTGTCAGCGGCTATCTGTATCGCTCGGTTTACCACGAAAGCCTTAATTATATCAAGCATTTGAAAGTCAGGGACGCCTACCAAACGTACGCAATTAATCAAATGGAACACAGCAACAACACAGCTCATCACCTAGAACTGAAAGAGCTTGAACAGCGCCTGGACAGCGCATTGAAAGAATTACCCGAAAAATGCAGGACGATATTCCAGATGAGCCGATTTGAAGAGCTGAAATACCAGGAAATCGCCGACCTCCTGCAATTGCCTTTGAAAACAGTGGAAAATCAAATGGGTAAGGCGCTGCGTCTTTTGCGTCTGAAACTGGTTGATTTCCTGCCCGCATCCATCCTCTTATTTCTCCTCAGCTAA